The Amycolatopsis sp. DG1A-15b genome window below encodes:
- the ligD gene encoding non-homologous end-joining DNA ligase, translating into MAGSRITVRVGERQLTLSNLEKVLYPRPGFTKGEVLDYYTRIAPVLLPHVRDRAMTFVRFPEGVTGTSFFEKDVSRHAPDWVRTARLTVGGRGKDPEIIAYPLINDLPELVWAANLAALELHVHQWTVGPGDERRTPDRLVFDLDPGPGATVVDCCRVAERLHDVLVADGLIPVAKTSGSKGMQLYAGVVTTDGGEPSRYAKALAERLAAETPDLVVARMTKNLRPGKVFIDWSQNNPVKTTVAPYSLRGRDEPTVSAPVTWDEVRACRHVTHLRFTAGDVLARVEDFGDLFADLERTRVPIPAFG; encoded by the coding sequence GTGGCGGGGAGCAGGATCACGGTGCGGGTCGGCGAGCGGCAGCTGACGCTCTCGAACCTCGAGAAGGTGCTCTACCCGCGGCCCGGCTTCACCAAGGGCGAGGTGCTCGACTACTACACGCGGATCGCGCCGGTGCTGCTGCCGCACGTCCGCGACCGGGCGATGACGTTCGTGCGGTTTCCCGAAGGCGTCACCGGCACCTCGTTCTTCGAGAAGGACGTCTCCCGGCACGCGCCGGACTGGGTCCGCACCGCGCGCCTGACCGTCGGCGGGCGCGGCAAGGACCCCGAGATCATCGCGTACCCGCTGATCAACGACCTGCCCGAGCTCGTGTGGGCGGCCAACCTCGCCGCCCTCGAACTGCACGTCCACCAGTGGACCGTCGGGCCCGGCGACGAGCGCCGCACCCCGGACCGGCTGGTGTTCGACCTCGACCCGGGGCCCGGCGCGACGGTCGTCGACTGCTGCCGGGTCGCCGAACGGCTCCACGACGTCCTCGTCGCGGACGGGCTCATCCCGGTGGCGAAGACCAGCGGCTCCAAGGGCATGCAGCTGTACGCGGGCGTCGTGACGACGGACGGCGGTGAGCCGTCGCGGTACGCCAAGGCACTGGCCGAGCGGCTCGCCGCCGAGACGCCGGACCTCGTCGTGGCGCGGATGACGAAGAACCTGCGCCCGGGCAAGGTCTTCATCGACTGGAGCCAGAACAACCCGGTCAAGACCACGGTGGCGCCGTATTCGCTGCGCGGGCGCGACGAGCCGACGGTGTCGGCTCCGGTCACGTGGGACGAGGTCCGCGCCTGCCGGCACGTCACGCACCTGAGGTTCACCGCGGGCGACGTCCTGGCGCGCGTCGAGGACTTCGGAGATCTGTTCGCCGATCTGGAACGCACCCGCGTCCCGATTCCTGCGTTCGGCTGA
- a CDS encoding DUF6292 family protein has translation MSGLIDTDLEFWFQRGLRAYLGEVARALGFGLESCTVDLDVPVSAYLAVDWRLRRFPERDVALLWDEVHGWAAAVEAACGEEMIVLSYLGGADILPPPREVVRFLAALRAGAREPDGPGSPVLRRAGHHQELLPLLPAR, from the coding sequence GTGTCCGGCCTGATCGACACCGATCTCGAATTCTGGTTCCAGCGTGGGCTGCGCGCGTATCTCGGCGAGGTGGCGCGTGCGCTCGGCTTCGGCCTGGAATCCTGCACCGTGGACCTCGACGTCCCGGTGTCGGCTTACCTGGCGGTGGACTGGCGGCTGCGCCGGTTCCCCGAGCGCGACGTGGCGCTGCTCTGGGACGAGGTGCACGGCTGGGCGGCCGCCGTCGAGGCGGCGTGCGGGGAGGAGATGATCGTGCTGTCCTACCTCGGCGGCGCGGACATCCTGCCGCCGCCGCGCGAGGTGGTGCGCTTCCTGGCCGCGCTGCGGGCGGGCGCCCGCGAGCCGGACGGGCCGGGCTCACCCGTGCTGCGCCGCGCCGGCCACCACCAGGAGCTGCTGCCGCTGTTGCCGGCCCGCTGA
- a CDS encoding class I SAM-dependent methyltransferase — MNEADPIDGEALGGVAATCLWTLRNRAEESRHPGSAFADPLAERLHRRVAYDYARFGKPDQIHPLRAVALDFAIRAYLDRHPHATVVALGEGLQTTYWRLGRPAVDWLSVDLPPVIDLRRRLLPPEPRVTSIAASALDREWLDIPDPARGVFISAEGLFMYLDRDEVFALIADCAARFPGGQLFFDSIPPWISRRTLKGGPRGRPPSSTPPAGTGNSGLRLSAHYTVPPMPFGLTVSEAARLAGRIPGVAAVEDVQPPPGRGAWRPGTLRKLANLPGLRDLRPSISLVSFAGPR; from the coding sequence ATGAACGAAGCGGACCCGATCGACGGCGAGGCCCTCGGCGGAGTGGCGGCCACCTGCCTGTGGACGCTGCGCAACCGCGCCGAGGAGTCGCGGCACCCCGGCTCGGCCTTCGCCGACCCGCTGGCCGAACGCCTCCACCGCCGCGTCGCCTACGACTACGCGCGCTTCGGCAAGCCGGACCAGATCCACCCGCTGCGCGCGGTCGCCCTGGACTTCGCGATCCGCGCCTACCTGGACCGGCACCCCCACGCCACGGTGGTCGCCCTCGGTGAGGGCCTGCAGACCACCTACTGGCGCCTGGGGCGGCCCGCCGTCGACTGGCTTTCGGTGGACCTGCCGCCGGTGATCGACCTGCGCCGGCGCCTGCTCCCGCCGGAGCCGCGGGTGACCTCGATCGCGGCCTCGGCCCTGGACCGCGAGTGGCTGGACATCCCCGATCCGGCCCGGGGCGTGTTCATCTCGGCCGAAGGGCTGTTCATGTACCTCGACCGCGACGAGGTGTTCGCCTTGATCGCCGACTGCGCCGCACGGTTCCCCGGCGGGCAGCTGTTCTTCGACTCGATCCCGCCGTGGATCAGCAGGCGGACGCTGAAGGGCGGGCCGCGGGGGCGCCCCCCGTCTTCCACGCCACCGGCCGGCACCGGCAATTCCGGCTTGCGCCTGTCGGCCCACTACACCGTCCCGCCCATGCCGTTCGGCCTGACCGTCTCCGAAGCGGCGCGCCTGGCCGGCCGGATTCCCGGTGTGGCCGCCGTCGAAGACGTGCAGCCGCCGCCCGGCCGCGGGGCCTGGCGGCCGGGCACCCTGCGGAAGCTGGCGAACCTGCCCGGCCTGCGTGACCTGCGCCCGTCGATCAGCCTGGTGAGCTTCGCCGGCCCGCGGTGA